The Streptococcus equi subsp. equi nucleotide sequence TTATTTTACCTATACTTTGTGCATTGCTTTTGATCATGAGGTCTACTATACTTTAGACGAACGCAGAGAATGCGCTTACATTTTTGGTTCAGCAAAGATTTGCCATTCTTTGGTATCAAAATAAAGGAGTGTCCCAATGGAAAAACAGGTGTTAGTCAAGAAAACACTGAAATGTGTTTGTGCTGCAGCGTTAATGGTGGCTATATTAGCTGCCCAACATGATTCACTCATAAGGGTCAAGGCAGAGGATAAGGTTGTGCAAACTAGTCCATCAGTCTCTGCTATTGATGACCTACATTACCTGTCGGAAAACAGTAAAAAAGAATTTAAGGAGGGGTTATCAAAGGCAGGAGAAGTACCTGAAAAGCTAAAGGATATTTTATCCAAGGCACAGCAGGCAGATAAGCAGGCAAAGGTTCTTGCAGAAATGAAGGTTCCTGAAAAAATAGCCATGAAGCCTTTAAAGGGGCCTCTTTATGGTGGCTATTTTAGGACTTGGCATGATAAAACATCAGATCCGGCTGAAAAGGATAAGGTTAATTCTATGGGAGAATTGCCTAAGGAGGTTGACTTAGCCTTTGTTTTCCATGATTGGACCAAGGATTATAGCTTTTTCTGGCAAGAATTGGCGACCAAGCATGTGCCAACGCTGAACAAGCAGGGAACACGTGTGATTCGTACCATTCCATGGCGGTTCCTTGCAGGCGGTGATCATAGTGGTATTGCTGAAGATACGCAAAAATACCCAAATACTCCAGAGGGAAATAAGGCCTTGGCAAAGGCTATTGTAGATGAATACGTTTATAAATATAATCTTGATGGTTTAGATGTTGATATTGAGCGGGATAGCATTCCAAAAGTAAATGGAAAAGAGAGTAACGAAAATATTCAGCGCTCTATTGCTGTTTTTGAAGAAATTGGCAAGCTTATTGGGCCAAAGGGCGCTGACAAGTCACGTTTGTTCATTATGGATAGCACCTACATGGCTGACAAGAACCCATTGATTGAGCGCGGTGCCCAATATATTGATTTGCTGCTTGTGCAGGTTTATGGCACTCAAGGTGAGAAGGGAGATTGGGATCCAGTCGCTAGAAAACCTGAAAAGACAATGGAGGAACGTTGGGAATCGTATAGCAAATACATTCGTCCTGAGCAGTACATGGTTGGTTTTTCTTTCTATGAGGAAAATGCGGGCAGTGGTAACCTCTGGTATGATATTAATGAGAGGAAAGATGATCATAATCCGTTAAATTCAGAGATAGCTGGTACTCGTGCTGAGCGTTATGCAAAATGGCAGCCTAAGACAGGTGGTGTCAAGGGAGGGATTTTCTCTTATGCGATTGATCGCGATGGTGTAGCGCATCAACCTAAAAAAGTCTCAGATGATGAGAAAAGAACTAACAAGGCTATAAAGGATATAACAGATGGTATTGTCAAATCAGATTATAAGGTTTCTAAGGCCTTGAAGAAGGTTATGGAAAATGACAAATCCTATGAGCTGATTGATCAGAAAGATTTTCCAGACAAGGCTTTGCGAGAAGCAGTTATTGCACAGGTTGGAAGCAGAAGAGGGGATTTAGAGCGGTTCAATGGAACCCTGCGCTTAGACAATCCGGATATCAAGAGTTTAGAAGGCCTGAATAAGCTTAAAAAACTAGCTAAGCTAGAGCTAATCGGTCTATCACAAATCACAAAGCTGGATAGCTTAGTCCTACCTGCAAATGCTAAGCCGACCAAGGATACGCTGGCCAATGTTCTTGAAGCCTACGACAGCGCTAAGAAGGAAGAGACTAAGGCGATTCCACAGGTGGCTCTGACCATTTCTGGTCTAACTGGCTTGAAGGAATTAAATCTTGCTGGCTTTGATCGTGATAGCTTGGCTGGAATTGACGCAGCTAGCCTAACCTCTCTTGAAAAGGTGGATCTCTCTAGTAATAAGCTGGACTTAGCAGCTGGTACGGAAAATCGTCAGATTCTTGATACCATGCTGGCAACAGTGACTAAGCATGGCGGTGTTAGCGAAAAGACGTTTGTATTTGATCATCAAAAGCCTACTGGTCTTTATCCTGATACTTATGGCACTAAGAGCCTTCAGTTACCAGTAGCAAATGATACAATTGATTTGCAGGCTAAGCTTTTATTTGGAACAGTTACCAATCAGGGCACGCTAATCAATAGCGAAGCTGACTATAAGGCTTATCAGGAGCAGGAAATAGCAGGTCACCGTTTTGTTGATTCAAGCTATGATTACAAAGCCTTTGCAGTGACCTACAAGGACTATAAGATCAAGGTGACTGACTCAACCTTA carries:
- the endOF2 gene encoding endoglycosidase (EndoS), which gives rise to MEKQVLVKKTLKCVCAAALMVAILAAQHDSLIRVKAEDKVVQTSPSVSAIDDLHYLSENSKKEFKEGLSKAGEVPEKLKDILSKAQQADKQAKVLAEMKVPEKIAMKPLKGPLYGGYFRTWHDKTSDPAEKDKVNSMGELPKEVDLAFVFHDWTKDYSFFWQELATKHVPTLNKQGTRVIRTIPWRFLAGGDHSGIAEDTQKYPNTPEGNKALAKAIVDEYVYKYNLDGLDVDIERDSIPKVNGKESNENIQRSIAVFEEIGKLIGPKGADKSRLFIMDSTYMADKNPLIERGAQYIDLLLVQVYGTQGEKGDWDPVARKPEKTMEERWESYSKYIRPEQYMVGFSFYEENAGSGNLWYDINERKDDHNPLNSEIAGTRAERYAKWQPKTGGVKGGIFSYAIDRDGVAHQPKKVSDDEKRTNKAIKDITDGIVKSDYKVSKALKKVMENDKSYELIDQKDFPDKALREAVIAQVGSRRGDLERFNGTLRLDNPDIKSLEGLNKLKKLAKLELIGLSQITKLDSLVLPANAKPTKDTLANVLEAYDSAKKEETKAIPQVALTISGLTGLKELNLAGFDRDSLAGIDAASLTSLEKVDLSSNKLDLAAGTENRQILDTMLATVTKHGGVSEKTFVFDHQKPTGLYPDTYGTKSLQLPVANDTIDLQAKLLFGTVTNQGTLINSEADYKAYQEQEIAGHRFVDSSYDYKAFAVTYKDYKIKVTDSTLGVTDHKDLSTSKEETYKVEFFSPTNSTKPVHEAKVVVGAEKTMMVNLAEGATVIGGDADPTNAKKVFDGLLNNDTTILSTSNKASIIFELKEPGLVKYWRFFNDSKISKADCIKEAKLEAFVGHLEAGSKVKDSLEKSSKWVTVSDYSGEDQEFSQPLNNIGAKYWRITVDTKGGRYNWPSLPELQIIGYQLPAADLVMAMLATAEELSQQKDKFSQEQLKELEVKIAALKAALDSKMFNADAINASTADLKAYVDKLLADRTDQEKVAKAAKVEQPVATDIKENTEPENPKTD